The Pseudomonas hefeiensis genomic sequence ATATGCTCGAATGTGCCGAGGGAGCACGTGTTGATGTTTGGGCCCTGGGCGCCACAGTCATGACACCAGACATGCGCCTCGTACGACTCGTCGAAGTCTTCGTTCTGCTTGTGCTCCTCGAACACCTCCTCCCTGGTGATCCAGTTGTGCGCAATGATGCATGGCGGCCCTTCGCAGAATGGACATGGGTTCATCTTGATTGGCTCGATCATGCTGCGTACCCCTTCTTCAGTTCGCGAGTCTTGGCCCGGTATTCGGCGGTGATGACTTTCAATTCTTCGACGGTGTACTTGCGCGGCTCGTGGTCGGACTCCAGGGCCTCGACCGCCTCCAGGCCGATCCGGGCAATGAGGCCGGTGCGGAATCCTTGGGAAACGGTGTACCCCTTCCGGGCGTGCATGTAGGAGCCCGAGTTACAGGCTTTGCATTGGAGCCAGATGTTGGTAGGAGTCAGCCTCAACTCTGGCCGGGCGCCCTTGCCCATGAAGTGGCCGGCATCGAACGCGCCGCCAACCTTCCAGCCCTGCGCTGCGCGGATCTCTTCCTGGCTCAGACCGCAGCTGATACAGCCACTCCCGATGCTCAGTTCGTAGTTGCGGCGGTAGTCGCGCAAGGCCTTCTCCGCATCCTTGAGGTGATCCGCCCTGCTCTTCAGCTTCTCCTTGCGAACCTTGATCTCCCGGCGTTCGACTTGGGCCAGCTCCTTGCGCTTCTTCTCCTGCTTTGTCCGGGCGATCACTACCCCGCAGTCCGGTGAACACCAAGACTGGAAGCTTGCCTTGGGGACGAATGAGGCCCTGCACGTTGTGACGGCGCATTTTTTCGGGCGGGGCTGCTTTGCTGTGAGGCTCATGCAGCCACCTCGCCTAGCAGATCGGTGAACACCACTCCATGGCCGGTGAAGTACGCGGCCATGCGATCGGTGTACTGGATGCCTTGGGCGCGATTGAACAGGCTGGTCACCGGGAAGCCATCGGGGCCGAAGAGCTTGTGCTCGCCCATCAAGGCCAGCTTCTCCTCGTAGGGCAGATGGCGCATGACCCGGTACCAAGCAGCCTGGAATCCCGAATCCTCGTTCAGCAGGATCTGCACACCAAAGTGGAGTTTGCAGTAACGCCTGGCGTCGGCCGGGTCGC encodes the following:
- a CDS encoding recombination protein NinG; translated protein: MSLTAKQPRPKKCAVTTCRASFVPKASFQSWCSPDCGVVIARTKQEKKRKELAQVERREIKVRKEKLKSRADHLKDAEKALRDYRRNYELSIGSGCISCGLSQEEIRAAQGWKVGGAFDAGHFMGKGARPELRLTPTNIWLQCKACNSGSYMHARKGYTVSQGFRTGLIARIGLEAVEALESDHEPRKYTVEELKVITAEYRAKTRELKKGYAA
- a CDS encoding Lar family restriction alleviation protein; this encodes MIEPIKMNPCPFCEGPPCIIAHNWITREEVFEEHKQNEDFDESYEAHVWCHDCGAQGPNINTCSLGTFEHIYDLEVADVMRIAIERWNDRHNRARSCYDGGEKEGLNIWPRAAA